Proteins from a genomic interval of Marmota flaviventris isolate mMarFla1 chromosome 8, mMarFla1.hap1, whole genome shotgun sequence:
- the Olig2 gene encoding oligodendrocyte transcription factor 2 — protein MDSDASLVSSRPSSPEPDDLFLPARSKGSSGSSFTGGTVSSSTPSDCPPELSAELRGAMGAAGAHSGDKLGGSGFKSSSSSTSSSTSSAATSSTKKDKKQMTEPELQQLRLKINSRERKRMHDLNIAMDGLREVMPYAHGPSVRKLSKIATLLLARNYILMLTNSLEEMKRLVSEIYGGHHAGFHPSACGGLAHSAPLPAAAAHPAAAAHAAHHPAVHHPILPPAAAAAAAAAAAAAVSSASLPGSGLSSVGSIRPPHGLLKSPSAATAAPLGGGGGGSGGSGGFQHWGGMPCPCSMCQVPPPHHHVSAMGAGSLPRLTSDAK, from the coding sequence ATGGACTCGGACGCCAGCCTGGTGTCCAGCCGCCCGTCGTCGCCAGAGCCCGATGACCTTTTTCTGCCGGCCCGGAGCAAGGGCAGTAGCGGCAGCAGCTTCACAGGCGGCACAGTGTCCTCGTCCACGCCGAGCGACTGCCCTCCAGAGCTGAGCGCCGAGCTGCGTGGAGCCATGGGCGCGGCGGGCGCGCACTCCGGGGACAAGCTGGGCGGCAGTGGCTTCAAGTCATCCTCGTCCAGCACTTCATCGTCCACGTCTTCAGCGGCTACGTCGTCCACCAAGAAGGACAAGAAACAGATGACTGAGCCGGAGCTGCAGCAGCTGCGCCTCAAGATCAACAGCCGCGAGCGCAAGCGCATGCACGACCTCAACATCGCCATGGACGGCCTGCGCGAGGTCATGCCTTATGCGCACGGCCCGTCGGTGCGCAAGCTCTCCAAGATCGCCACGCTGCTCCTGGCGCGCAACTACATCCTCATGCTTACCAACTCTTTGGAGGAGATGAAGCGACTGGTGAGCGAGATCTACGGAGGCCACCACGCCGGCTTCCATCCGTCGGCCTGCGGCGGTCTGGCGCACTCTGCACCGCTGCCCGCGGCCGCCGCTCACCCGGCGGCCGCCGCTCACGCGGCCCACCATCCGGCAGTGCATCACCCCATTCTGCCTCCCGCCGCAGCCGCCGcagctgccgccgccgccgccgccgcggtgTCCAGCGCCTCTCTGCCGGGCTCCGGGCTGTCGTCTGTCGGCTCCATCCGGCCTCCGCACGGCTTGCTCAAGTCTCCGTCAGCGGCCACGGCCGCCCCGCTCGGGGGCGGGGGAGGCGGCAGCGGAGGCAGCGGTGGCTTCCAGCACTGGGGAGGCATGCCCTGCCCCTGCAGCATGTGCCAGGTGCCACCACCACACCACCATGTGTCGGCTATGGGCGCCGGCAGCCTGCCGCGCCTCACCTCCGACGCCAAGTGA